The window ATATAAAAATCTTTAAGGTAAGTTTATGAGACTGATAGAATCCATTGTTCCTTTTTATTTCCTTTTGATGCTCATTGAGATTCTTTACACTCGATTCAAAAAAAAAGATTATTACTTTTATGAAGACTCACTTGCTGATTTGAGTTTGGGAGTATTGAGTCGGATCTTTGACGGCCTAATTTTATTAGGAATCGTTTATCTTTATTCCAAATTGTATCAATTCTCCATTGGTGCGGAAACACTCGACCACTACTTTCTTGGGACTTCTTCCTTTTTGCATTGGGTGGTTTTATTTGTTCTTTTGGATTTTTTATTTTATGTAGCCCATCGGTATAGCCATGAAATCAAAATCCTTTGGGCATCTCATGTTGTGCACCATTCGAGTGAAGAGTTCAATTTGTCGGTTGCATTAAGGCAATCATTCATACGCAATATTGGGATTGGAATGTTTTATCTGCCACTGGCTTTATTGGGTTTTCCCGTGGAGTCCTATCTCATCATTGATGCCCTGAACCGAACCTACCAATTTTGGGTTCACACTCGTACCATCAAAAAACTTCCTAACTGGTTTGAAGCTGTGTTTGTCACACCGTCACACCATCGAGTGCACCATGCGATGAATCCAGAATACATCGATAAAAACTATGGTGGAGTCTTTATCATATGGGATAAACTCTTTGGCACCTTTTGTGAGGAAAAATTTGAACCAAGGTATGGACTCACAACTCAATTGCATCATTATGATCCAATCCAAGCGAACATTCATGTATTAAAAGATTTGTTTTCCGATTTATTAACAACTAAAAAGAAATGGCAAGGGATTGTTTCGTTTTTCTCCTATCCTTCTGTGCGCCCTGATGATTTACAAATCGCAGAGGATCGTGGGGTGCGCGATCCTAAAGTTTGGCTCTCCCACCACCGTTTGGAATTAACCAATAAAGTATACCAACCCGTTCACCGATTGGCATCAGGTCAGTTCCTTTACCGAGTGACTCTTTTCTTTCAGTTTATGTTCCCAACCGTAATGACTTTGTATTTTTTAAAGCGGATGCATTTCTATGGTTTGGCTGAAGTGTGTTCCGTTTTTGTTTTACTTGTGTTTTCTTTTTATTCCTTAGGAAATTTACTCGAAGGGAAAAAAGAATGGCTTTCGGTCGAAATTCCTAAGTATTTCTCTTGGCTATTTCTCTTGGTGTATTTTTTTACATAATAGAGCCATTCACTAATGAAATATTTACACACAATGATTCGTGTTCAAAATTTGGAGAAAGCCCTCCATTTTTTTGTCGATGTTTTGGGATTACAAGTTTCTCGGAAGAAAGATTACCCAGAAGGTAAATTTACCCTCGTATTTTTGTCTACAGGGGAAGAGAATGCTTCCGAAATCGAACTCACATATAACTGGGATCAGGCGGAAGCATATACTGTTGGGCGAAATTTTGGACATTTGGCATACGAAGTAGATGATATTTACGATTTTTGCGAAAAAATCCAATCCATGGGAGTAGTGATCAGTAGGCCACCTAGGGATGGTCGCATGGCATTTGTTAGGTCACCAGATTCTATTTCCATCGAATTATTACAAAAAGGGAATCCTTTGCCACCGAAAGAACCTTGGGTTTCCATGCCAAATACTGGGGAGTGGTAAGTTTTGGGGAAAAAACCCAAAATTGCGGTGATAGGAGCGGGTGCTTCGGGGTGTTTTGCGGCTTTGCAGATTTATGAATCACTTGCGGGGAAGGCATCCATTCAAATATTCGAACGATCAAAAGAACCTTTGGTAAAACTTCGTGTTTCAGGTGGAGGCAGGTGTAATGTCACTCACCAACTATTCGAACCAGAACTTTTATCCCTTCGTTACCCCCGTGGCCAAAAAGAATTACGTTGGGCCTTCGAACGTTTCCAACCAAAAGATACCATTGCTTGGTTTGCCAAACGAGGTGTGGCACTCAAAGCCGAACCTGATGGTAGGATGTTTCCCATCACAGACAAATCAGAGACCATCATCAACTGTTTTTTAGATGAATTAAAATCCAATCAAATTCCAATCCACTTCGAACAAGGGTTAGTTGGGATTTACCAATTAGAGAACCAAATAGAATCCTTCCGATTATTGTGGGAAGGAGGTAGGGAAGAGTTTTTTGATATCGTCGTGATGGCCACCGGATCCAATCGAAAGGTGTGGACGATTTTGGAAAAGTTAGGTCATAGCATCATTGACCCAGTACCTTCTTTATTCACTTTGACGTTAGAAAATACCGATCTTATGGAATTAACAGGACTTGTGGTTCCCAATGCGGAAATTCGAATTTTACCAAAAGGAAAAACCCAAAATGGTCCGATCCTTATCACCCACTGGGGACTGAGTGGGCCTTGTGCGCTCCGGCTTTCCGCATGGGAGGCTCGCACTTTGTTTGAAGCCAACTATAAAGTGGATTTATCTCTCAACTGGGTTGGTGGTGAGTCCGCACCGAGTGTGGAAGACTTCTATTTCAAAAAAAAGGAAACCAATCCGAGCGATAAAGTATCCCAAGATCCCAATTGGAAATTACCTTCTCGTTTTTTTGATTGGATACTCAAAGAATCAAATCTGCAGGCAAACAAACGTTATTCTGATTTGAGTAAGTCAGAGATTCGAATTTTATCTTTAAATTTAACCCAAAAAAAATTACAAATGGTAGCAAAGGGTGTGTTCAAAGAAGAATTTGTGACAGCAGGTGGAGTGAATCGAAAGGAAATCCAATTCCAAACCATGGAAAGTAAACTTTGCAAAAGATTATTTTTTGTGGGTGAGGTGATCGATGTGGATGGGATTACCGGTGGTTTTAATTTTCAAAACGCTTGGACGACAAGTGTGATTGCCGCCCAAGGAATTCGTAAAACACTTGTTATTTGATTTTGTGAATCTGTATGAAATCTACCGTTTGCGCCACTGATCCAGGTGCACCTGACAGAATCACAACCGTATCTCCCGATTTTAATTTCCCTTCCGATTTTAACGTTTTACTCATAAATGCGATCATGTCTGGAAACTTATCCATCATCGGCATCACATAGGATTCCACTCCCCAAAACAATTGCATCTTCCTTGCAGTTCCCAAAAAAGGAGTGAACGAATAAATAGGATTGAGCGGACGAAATTCCGATGAAAGTAAGGACGAATAACCTGACCTTGTGAAGTTGATGATTGCCTTTGCATGAATGGATCTGGAGATCGATTCAGCAGCACTACCGAGAGCCGTTCGTTCCACTTCAAATTCAGTGCGGTTCATACTACGTAAATGAGATAAATAAATTTCCGATTCTTCTGCCGCTTGGATGATGCTCGTCATTGTTTTCACAGTTTCCACTGGGTATTTACCAGATGCAGTTTCTCCAGATAACATCACCGCATCAGTTCCATCCATTACTGCATTTGCCACATCACTTGCCTCGGCCCTTGTGGGACGAGGGTTGTCAATCATTGTCTCTAACATCTGTGTGGCGGTGATGACTGGTTTTCCTCTTTGGTTTAGTTTTGTGATCATTTCTTTTTGGATGATCGGTACATACTGTGTATCAAGTTCCACACCTAAATCACCTCTCGCGATCATGATTCCATCGCAGTGATCAATGATTTCTTCGATATTTTGGATGGCTTCAGGTCGTTCTATTTTGGCGATAAGGCCTGCATAACTATCTTTCATAAATTGACGTGCCATCTCTAAATCATTTGCTCGTCTAACAAATGATAGGGCAATGTAATCCACTCCAAGAGAGAGTGCAAATTGTAAGTCTTCAATGTCTTTTTCAGAAAGTGCTGGGGCAGATATGGGAGTCCCTGGTAAGTTAATCCCTTTATTGTCTTTCAAAACCCCACCAATGACAGTTTCTAAAATTGCTTTTTCTTTCGATTTGGATTTTACAACAAAGGCCAGTTTTCCATCGTCGATGAGAATTTTATGCCCAACATCGATATCATTTAAAATGTATTGGTAGGTACATCCAATCTCATCCCTGTTCCCTAAAAAATCTCCTTTGTTATTGATGGCGATTTGGTCCCCTGCTTTTAGTTCGATGGTACCTGCTCCGAGTTTGCCTGTGCGGATTTTGGGGCCTTGTAAATCAGCCAAAATCCCAATTGATTTTCCGGATTCCTGTTCACATTCCCGTAACAATTCAAAAATCTCTTTGTGGTATTCGTGAGTGGAATGAGAAAAGTTCATACGAGCGAGGTCCATACCAGCATAAATTAAATTGAGAATTGTCTCTCGATTTGCTGAAGCAGGTCCAATGGTACAAATAATTTTCGTGCGTTTTTTGGGGATTTTTAGGTCTTCCAGCATAGACCCTAAACTTGGCTTTTTTGTTTTTTCCTGCAAGTAATTTGTATGGATTGAATTGACTTGTGTCATTTTTCGCAAAAATATCAATTTAATGGCATCAAATGCACTCGCTCTCATTTACCATTCTTCGTACAACCTCGAATTACCTGGTCATGTTTTCCCTGCTCATAAGTATTCCCATCTTTATAACCGTGTCAAACGGGATCCAGTGTATGCATCTTGGGATATTCTTTTACCCAAAAAAGTTGATGATGCTGATTTAGAGTTAGTTCACACAAAAGAATATTTGGATGATCTTTTTAGTTACGAACACACACCAAGGACTATGTATTCCGAACTTCCATTAAATCGAAGTATTGTGGAAAGTTTTATGTATGGTGTGGGTGGGACAGTCCTTGCAAGTGAACTTTCCGACAAACACCAATTTGCTTTTAATATGGGTGGTGGATACCATCATAGTTTTCCTGACAGAGCAGAGGGATTTTGTTATTTAAATGACGTTGCCATTGCGGTTAAGAAACAAAAAGAAACAAAGCCGGATATCAATGCACTCATCATTGACCTAGATTTACACCAAGGCAATGGCAATTCGTATATTTTTCAATATGATGACAAAGTTTTCACATTTTCGATGCACCAAGGGAACCTTTACCCCAAGAAAGAAATATCTAACTTAGATGTGAATTTAGAACCCAATACCAAAGATGATGAATACCTTTCGATCCTAGAAACTTCTTTAAACCAAATACGAAAGGATTTTGATTCCAATATCATTTATTATGTTGCAGGTGCCGATCCATATGAAGATGATTCACTTGGAGAACTAAAAATATCCATGAAAGGTTTAAAAGAAAGAGATTTGATGGTTAGAAAATTTG of the Leptospira biflexa serovar Patoc strain 'Patoc 1 (Paris)' genome contains:
- a CDS encoding sterol desaturase family protein — its product is MRLIESIVPFYFLLMLIEILYTRFKKKDYYFYEDSLADLSLGVLSRIFDGLILLGIVYLYSKLYQFSIGAETLDHYFLGTSSFLHWVVLFVLLDFLFYVAHRYSHEIKILWASHVVHHSSEEFNLSVALRQSFIRNIGIGMFYLPLALLGFPVESYLIIDALNRTYQFWVHTRTIKKLPNWFEAVFVTPSHHRVHHAMNPEYIDKNYGGVFIIWDKLFGTFCEEKFEPRYGLTTQLHHYDPIQANIHVLKDLFSDLLTTKKKWQGIVSFFSYPSVRPDDLQIAEDRGVRDPKVWLSHHRLELTNKVYQPVHRLASGQFLYRVTLFFQFMFPTVMTLYFLKRMHFYGLAEVCSVFVLLVFSFYSLGNLLEGKKEWLSVEIPKYFSWLFLLVYFFT
- a CDS encoding aminoacetone oxidase family FAD-binding enzyme; the protein is MGKKPKIAVIGAGASGCFAALQIYESLAGKASIQIFERSKEPLVKLRVSGGGRCNVTHQLFEPELLSLRYPRGQKELRWAFERFQPKDTIAWFAKRGVALKAEPDGRMFPITDKSETIINCFLDELKSNQIPIHFEQGLVGIYQLENQIESFRLLWEGGREEFFDIVVMATGSNRKVWTILEKLGHSIIDPVPSLFTLTLENTDLMELTGLVVPNAEIRILPKGKTQNGPILITHWGLSGPCALRLSAWEARTLFEANYKVDLSLNWVGGESAPSVEDFYFKKKETNPSDKVSQDPNWKLPSRFFDWILKESNLQANKRYSDLSKSEIRILSLNLTQKKLQMVAKGVFKEEFVTAGGVNRKEIQFQTMESKLCKRLFFVGEVIDVDGITGGFNFQNAWTTSVIAAQGIRKTLVI
- a CDS encoding VOC family protein, which encodes MKYLHTMIRVQNLEKALHFFVDVLGLQVSRKKDYPEGKFTLVFLSTGEENASEIELTYNWDQAEAYTVGRNFGHLAYEVDDIYDFCEKIQSMGVVISRPPRDGRMAFVRSPDSISIELLQKGNPLPPKEPWVSMPNTGEW
- a CDS encoding histone deacetylase: MASNALALIYHSSYNLELPGHVFPAHKYSHLYNRVKRDPVYASWDILLPKKVDDADLELVHTKEYLDDLFSYEHTPRTMYSELPLNRSIVESFMYGVGGTVLASELSDKHQFAFNMGGGYHHSFPDRAEGFCYLNDVAIAVKKQKETKPDINALIIDLDLHQGNGNSYIFQYDDKVFTFSMHQGNLYPKKEISNLDVNLEPNTKDDEYLSILETSLNQIRKDFDSNIIYYVAGADPYEDDSLGELKISMKGLKERDLMVRKFAESLNIPCVVTLAGGYARDFRDTVEIHFNTITAFGEK
- the pyk gene encoding pyruvate kinase; translated protein: MLEDLKIPKKRTKIICTIGPASANRETILNLIYAGMDLARMNFSHSTHEYHKEIFELLRECEQESGKSIGILADLQGPKIRTGKLGAGTIELKAGDQIAINNKGDFLGNRDEIGCTYQYILNDIDVGHKILIDDGKLAFVVKSKSKEKAILETVIGGVLKDNKGINLPGTPISAPALSEKDIEDLQFALSLGVDYIALSFVRRANDLEMARQFMKDSYAGLIAKIERPEAIQNIEEIIDHCDGIMIARGDLGVELDTQYVPIIQKEMITKLNQRGKPVITATQMLETMIDNPRPTRAEASDVANAVMDGTDAVMLSGETASGKYPVETVKTMTSIIQAAEESEIYLSHLRSMNRTEFEVERTALGSAAESISRSIHAKAIINFTRSGYSSLLSSEFRPLNPIYSFTPFLGTARKMQLFWGVESYVMPMMDKFPDMIAFMSKTLKSEGKLKSGDTVVILSGAPGSVAQTVDFIQIHKIK